Proteins encoded in a region of the Panicum hallii strain FIL2 chromosome 3, PHallii_v3.1, whole genome shotgun sequence genome:
- the LOC112884926 gene encoding uncharacterized protein LOC112884926 encodes MAAALRLLLRCRGSAAAPPSLALLQPLFPGPFSTPCSPLLPAAASAGLLAPAPYLLRHYSSKPSKGVRRGDQPAAREPRARNRSNKTAALLHIWKHWYVKWCF; translated from the exons ATGGCCGCCGCGCTCCGCCTCCTGCTGCGCTGCCGGggatcggcggcggcgcctccgTCCCTGGCCCTGCTGCAACCTCTGTTTCCCGGGCCGTTCTCTACG CCGTGCTCCCCTctcctgcccgccgccgcctctgcaggACTCCTGGCGCCGGCGCCGTACCTGCTCCGCCACTACTCGAGCAAGCCGAGCAA GGGAGTGCGCCGCGGCGACCAACCAGCCGCAAGGGAACCCCGCGCCAGAAACAG GTCAAACAAAACTGCAGCATTGTTACATATTTGGAAACACTGGTACGTAAAATGGTGTTTCTGA
- the LOC112884925 gene encoding E3 ubiquitin-protein ligase RGLG2-like, protein MSGFLAVVGRIGTFLLWVLFLVLQTATRIVGSLLAGPAEQQEDPLQESAAVARRRSPPASPRRDPYEPASAPPPQLWDPPPLPYSPSAPAADEYSSSSSFRRRSAPPPLPAEDVVVSSSAYSRPPPGASHAHSVSAPPLRAIETRAVPARAAPAGGKRPRLERKYSRIVDQYRSLDEVIEALAQAGLESSNLIIGIDFTKSNEWTGKNSFNGMSLHHIGDTPNPYEQAISIIGQTLSAFDEDNLIPCYGFGDASTHDQDVFAFYPDERPCNGFQEALARYREIVPHLRLSGPTSFAPIIEMATTIVEQSGGQYHVLVIIADGQVTRSVDTEFGQLSTQEQMTVDAIVQASEFPLSIILVGVGDGPWDMMKEFDDNIPARSFDNFQFVNFTAIMSKKITQSKKETEFALSALMEIPLQYKATLELGILGRRLSKSPERVPLPPPFASYSTVSRAAPSRANSYRSVPSRPREEPTVDSTITASVTSPPAVETRVSEPQMCPVCLSKPRDMAFGCGHQTCSECGPQVADCPICRRPIDTRVKLY, encoded by the exons aTGAGCGGCTTCTTG GCGGTCGTCGGCAGGATCGGCACCTTCCTGCTGTGGGTGCTCTTCCTGGTGCTGCAGACGGCCACCCGGATCGTCGGCAGCCTCCTCGCTGGGCCAGCCGAGCAGCAGGAGGACCCGCTGCAAGAATCGGCGGCGGTAGCGCGCCGCAGGTCGCCGCcagcctcgccgcgccgtgacCCCTACGAGCCggcgtcggcgccgccgccgcagctctgggacccgccgccgctgccgtacTCCCCCTCAGCTCCCGCGGCGGATgagtactcctcgtcctcgagCTTCCGGCGTCggagcgcgccgccgccactgccggcTGAGGACGTAGTGGTGTCCTCGAGTGCCTACTCGCGTCCGCCGCCGGGGGCTTCCCATGCGCATTCCGTTTCGGCGCCTCCGCTGAGGGCAATCGAGACGCGGGCGGTGCCAGCGAGGGCGGCGCCAGCTGGGGGTAAGCGGCCGAGGCTGGAGAGGAAGTACTCCAGGATTGTTGACCAGTACCGCTCCTTGGATGAG GTTATCGAAGCATTAGCACAAGCTGGTCTTGAGTCTTCCAATTTAATCATAGGAATTGATTTCACAAAGAGTAATGAATGGACAG GAAAGAATTCCTTCAATGGCATGAGCCTGCATCATATTGGTGACACCCCAAATCCTTATGAACAGGCAATATCCATCATTGGGCAGACCTTATCAGCTTTTGACGAGGATAATTTAATTCCTTGCTATGGTTTTGGAGATG CATCTACACATGACCAAGATGTATTTGCCTTTTATCCTGACGAAAGACCATGCAATGGTTTTCAGGAAGCTTTAGCTCGATACAGAGAAATTGTTCCTCACCTTCGCCTTTCTG GTCCTACATCATTCGCTCCAATAATTGAAATGGCCACAACCATTGTTGAGCAAAGTGGTGGCCAATACCATGTTTTAGTAATTATCGCTGATGGGCAG GTCACACGAAGTGTAGATACCGAATTTGGTCAGTTAAGCACCCAGGAGCAAATGACAGTTGATGCTATCGTACAAGCCAG CGAATTTCCCTTGTCTATAATTCTCGTTGGAGTTGGAGATGGTCCATGGGATATGATGAAGGAATTTGATGACAACATACCGGCTAGGTCTTTTGACAATTTCCAG TTTGTCAACTTCACTGCGATCATGTCAAAAAAGATAACTCAAAGCAAAAAGGAGACAGAGTTTGCACTTTCAGCACTCATGGAAATTCCATTGCAGTACAAGGCAACATTAGAGCTTGGAATTTTAGG ACGTCGACTTTCAAAGTCGCCTGAGCGAGTTCCACTCCCTCCTCCCTTTGCAAGTTATAGCACTGTTTCAAGAGCAGCACCATCTCGGGCAAATAGCTATCGAAGCGTGCCTTCACGTCCTAGAGAGGAGCCAACTGTAGATTCAACAATCACAGCATCAGTGACATCCCCACCAGCTGTTGAAACTAGAGTTTCAGAACCCCAG ATGTGCCCAGTTTGCCTTTCCAAACCCCGGGACATGGCATTTGGTTGTGGCCACCAG ACATGCTCAGAATGTGGACCACAAGTCGCAGATTGTCCAATCTGTCGAAGGCCCATTGATACGAGAGTAAAATTGTACTAG